TCGCTGCCCGCCCGGCGCGGCCCCCGGCAACGCACCGCTGTCCGCGCGTACGACGCGCCGCGGTTCCCGGCGGATCCGCCCCTGCGCAGCGGCTCGCGCCGGCGCGGAACCCGCCGCCGAGGCGGCTGGAAATCCGGTGGAGCGCCACCACCGTGAGCCGTTACCGTGCTGCCCGATCAAGTCGTCCAGGCAGGGATGTGCCGTTGTACACCGTGTGAGACCCCCCGAGTGCTGATTCGTCGCGCGTCGCGCTTCTGCGCCGCGCTGCTTTTTGCTGCGGACTTCTCACTGGAACCGGTGTACTTCTGTGCTCGAAAACTGGGTGGTCGTGCCCACCTGCCTGCCCGTCGTCCTCCGCCGTTGTCACGCGTGCGCGTCGACGCGCTTCCGGGCGAACGGCAAATTCCGTGTCAACGCGAACCACAAGCTCCTCGACGCCTGGCTCCTCGTGCTCTGCACCGAGTGCGGGGCTACGGAGAAGCTGACGGTCCTGGAACGGGCGAACGTGCGCTCCGTGCGACCCGAGCTGCTGGACCGGCTGCATGACAACGACCCCGGACTGGCGGCCGAGCTGCTCCGGGATCCGGTCGTGCGGCGCCGCAATCGCATCGCCCTCGACTGGGACGGGGCCTGGCGTCTCGACACCGAGGGCTCGGACCACCTGGACCATGAGGTGATCGACATATCGGTCCGCTTCGCGGCGCGGATCCCGGTCCGGCCGGTGCGGCTCATCGCCGAAGGCTGCGCTCTCCCGCGGGCGGAGGTCGAGAGGCTGATCACGTCAGGGAATCTCGTGTCGGCGGTCCGGTTGAGCGGCAAGCTCTCCGGCGACTTCACCTTCACGCTCAAGCGCTGAGCCTCCTGGTGACCGGGGCCCGGCCGGCAGCAGTGTGCCGGCCGGGCCACCCCGGGCGGCCGAGCGGGACGGTCTCCCGAGTGTCTTCGTGTCAGCGCCCTGACAGGACCGGGCGTCCGGTCTCGTCGCGTGGTCCGCGCAACGCGCGTCAACCACAGCGCAGTCGGCGCGCCGCGACCTCGTCGCGGCCGGCGGCAGCGGGGTTACGAACCTGCGGGGTTACGAGCCTGAAGGACCGGTGCTCACGCCGCCAGGGCCTGTTCGACCGTGCTGTGGCAGGGAAGGACCGCGTCCAGGCCGACGAGCTGGACGACCCGTGCCACCGACTCCTGGGCGGCCGCCAGGCGCAGCCACCCCCGGGCGGCGCTGAGCTGCTGGTGGACCTGGACGAAGACGTTGATGCCGCTCGAGTCCAGGAACGTCACGCCACTGAGGTCCGCCACGATCCGATGCCCCTCGTCGCCCCCGTCACCCTCGCCGTCCCGGGACAGAAGCGCCTCGCTCAGGGCGTCCTTGACGTCGTGGTCGATTTCGCCGCGCAGGGTCACGACATGGATGCCGCCGACCATCGAGCGCTCGGCGGACAGCCGCTCCGCTCGGCCCGTTTCCTGGTTGTCGGTCACCGTTTCCTCAATTGCACCTAGGCTGCCGGGGGCAGCGTCCGTACGAACGATTCTGCCGCACCGCCCCAACCGGATGCGCCCGGCCGGCTGTGCTGTAGAACACTGCCTGTGACATGCATGAGAACGTGGCGGGTACACGTACACGCGTGAACGGGGAGCAGAAGGACGATGCTGGTGGGACCGCGATCGGACGACGAGGACTGTACGAGGCCCGGCCCGCACCTGATGCAGGCCGTACACGCCCTGGGCGGAGGTGACGGATGCATAGCTCAGGCCCGCCACCGGGCCGTCGACTTCCTCACCCGGGCCCGGGACGAGCACGGCCTCGACGTCTCCACGCGGGCCATGGACCTGACCCAGCTGGTGGTCAGTGAGCTGGTCACGAACGCCCGCAAGTACGCGCCGGGCCCGGCGGTCATGGAGCTGCGTGTCACCGGCGCCTTCGTGGAGGTCGTGGTCCGCGACGACGACCCCACCGTGCCGACGGCCGGGGCCGCCGACCCCGACCGGGTCGGTCAGCACGGGCTGGAGATCGTCAAAGCCGTCGCCCAGGAATTCCTCATCGAGCGGCAGCAGGTCGGCAAGCGCGTCACCGCCCGCATCGCCCTGGCCGACACGCTCGCGGCGGCACCGCCGCGAGCCGGCTGACGCCCGGACACGTGGTTCACAAGGTTCGAGGACGGAGGGCGCAGCGCACTGGGACCGGTTCGCTCGGAAGAACCTATGCCCCGCAGGCCCATGTGCTCGGGGTGGGGAGCGTGATGGGCTTCCTGCTGTTCACCGAGGACGAGGAACTCGGCGCGCTGAACTTCTACTCCCGCGAACCCGGCGCGTTCACCGAGGGCAGTGAGCTGGCCGGATGGCTGCTGGCCTCCCATGCGGCGATCGCCTTCTCCAGCGCCCGCACCCACGCCCAGATGGAGAACGCCGTCGCCACCCGCGAGGTCATCGGCGAGCCATGGGTATCCTCATGGGCCGCCACCACGTCACCGAGGAGCAGGCGTTCGACGTGCTGCGCCGCTACTCGCAGGAGAACAACATCAAACTCCGTGAGGTGGCCCGGCTGGTCTGTGAAGAGGGCACTCTTTCCTGACCCCCGGCGGGCGGCTCCTCCGGCACGACATCCGAACCAGAGGAACCTGAGCCGGGCCGACCCCATGGGAACGCCGACCCGGCCTGCGGACCAAGTCCCCCGTCCCGACCCGTCCACACCGGTCCGCACCCGGGTTCCTCATCGGAACGGACCTTCTGCCGGCCGGCAGACCCTCGGCAGCACCGGCCGGCGCCACCGCCGCCCCGGTCAGGTCACCGTGAATCCCTCGAAGGTGGCGATGCCCCGTGTGCCGGTCCAGCCGTTGGCCGCGGTCATGAAGACCCCGACGTCCTGGGCGAAGGCCGCGCCGCGCGGCGCGGCCGTGCCCACCGTGGTCCAGGTGACGCCGTCCGTGCTGGCCTGACCGGTGTACGAGGCGCCGGTCCTGGTCAGCCGTAGCCGCACCGGAGCGGTGAAGGAGCCGGACAGCGCGATCGAGTCGAAACGGCCGTCTCCGTCGGCGTCCCAACTCAGCGCGCAGCCGTTGGACGGTGTGACCGCCAGATTCACACAGCCCGAGCTTCCCCGGACCCCGAGGTCGTCGCGGACGACGATGCCGGCCCGGGCCCAGCCCCCGGTCGCGTCCTGGGAGGTGACCGTCACCTCGGCCACGGTGCCGTCGCCGTACGCGCCGGCCCGGTACACGGCCCCGAACTCGTCGGTCGCGCCCCACATGTCGGCGCCGGCGCCCTCCACGGCGATCTCCGTACCGGCCTGGCCGAACACGGCGTCGTTGAAGGAGACCGTGCGGTACGGGGCGCCGACCCCGGCCGCCGCCACCAGCCGTACCGGAGCGACCGCCTTGCCGCCGCCGGCGTACGCCGCCGCTGCGACGACCTGGCCGACGAGGTGCTTCGGCGCACCCGCCAGCGAGACCTCGAAGCGAGCGGTGAACGTCCCGCCGGAGACGACCAACGCCGTCCGTACCGGGTCGAGGGCTTTCACCGCCAGGCCCTCGGGAGCCGTGACGGAGAGCGTCACCCCCCGTGCCGTCGCAAACCCGTTCCTGTTGGTGAAGGCGACCGTGATGGTCGCGGGCGCGCCCTCGGCCACCGCTCCACGGTCGGTCGCGGCGGTGAGGGCCGCCTGGTGGGGGGTGGCGGCGAGCAGGTCGCGCACGCGGCGGGCCAGGGCGTACGGCGAGCCGTGGGGCCGGGTCGGGTGCGTCTCGTGCGCATGTGCCCAGCGGTCCTCCAGGGCGAACCAGTCGATCGACGCCGGGTCCTCTCCCGTGACGAGCGCGTCGAAGTACGTCTTCCAGCGGGTGCGGTACAGACCGCCGACCAGCCCCGCCCACTCCCGGTTCGCGTAGTCGTGCAGGCCCTCCTCGCTGCTCACGCGTCCGCCCCAGGTCGTGATGAGAGAGCGGACGTCGTACTCCAGGCGGTCCTTCTCGGCCCGGTCGGCGCCCCAGGAGCGCGCGTCGGCGAGCCACCGCCCGAGCAGGTGCTGACCGGAGGCCGCCAGCAGGTCGTCGAGGAGGTCCATCCAGGCCAGCCAGGTCCTGGTCAACCTGCCGAACAGGACCTTCTCCCCGGCTTGGTGCGCGGCCCTGATCTGCGGCAGCAGCACACGGCTGCGGTTGGACAGGACCTGGCGGGCCACGTCGACGACGTCGTACCGGTAGGCCGAGCTGTCCCTCAACCCGGTGCGCACGGCGAGGAGTTCCGTGAGCGCGGTGTCGAAGACCGTGGTGTCGTAGCGGTCCTTCTCCGGCCCCCAGGCGGCGGCCTTGTTCGCTGTCAGGCTCGGACGGGCGCCGAACAGGCCGTCGGGCGCCTCGCTCCAGGCGTCCGCTCGGGACATGTTGTACGCCGTGTCGCGGATCGTCTGCCAGGCCGCGGCGGCATGCCGGTCGGGCCCTCCGTAGCGGGAGAGGGCGTACGCCGCGAACCAGTCGTCCAGATCGATGGTGCCGGGCGTCCAGGCCAGGTCGGTGAGCAGGGCGAGGGCGGGTGCGTTGTTGTCGGCGGCCTCCGGCATCGCCGCGATACCGGCGAGTGAACTTCCCTCTCGGTCACGCCACTTGGGGTACTGCTCCACCCAGTCCGGGGCGTTGGCGCCGATCGGGGTGTGGCCGCCGAAGTTCCAGATGCTGCCGAAGGCGTACGGCGTGCCGCCCCAGTCGCTCTCCCGGTCGGTCACGGTGGTGTAGCGGTCCGAGAGTCCGTCCACGATCAGCATCCGGCTCTTGTCGACACCGTCGAGCAGCGCCCTGGAGGGGTTGTTCTGCCATCCCAGGATCGCCCAGACGGCCCCCGGGTGCGCTTTCTGGAGCGCCGCCTCGACAGCCCGCGCGGCCTCGTCCACCGGGACGTCACCGGGGTTGCCGCCCTCGTGCAGCAGGTCCATCTTGTACATCGTGCTGTCGCCGAACCGCTCCGACTGGGCGCGGTAGAAGGTGGCGGCCACCTCGGCGAAGGCCTTCGTGCGCGGGTCGAGCCAGTCCGGGCGTTCGAAGGCGCCCCAGGTGCCCTGCGCCACCACCGCGGCGTCCCCGCCGTGCCGGGCGGGGAAGTCGTGGGGGACGCTGCCGTAGTAGCCCGGCAGGACCGGCGTCATGCCCAGGTCGCGTATGCGGTCGACGATCCTCCCGGCGAGTGCGGCACGTCGCTCGACGAGCTGCCGGGAGACCGGCCCGCCGAAACCCGACATGTTCTGGAGCAGCCACCAGGGCTGGTGGGCGGGGGCCGGGATCCAGGCGCGCAGCGCGGCGTCGGAGTAGCCGAAGCGCCGGAAGGTGTCGTAGTACACCGCGTCGCCGCCGATGTACACCAGGACCCGGTTGACTCCGTGCAGGGCCAGCACGTCCAGCTCGCGCTGCCAGGCGTTCCAGTCGCGGTAGGCGTTGGTGTAGCCCTCGTTGGTGTCGTTGAAGGCGAAGCGGTGCGGCACGTCGGCCGTTCCCGTGATCTCCTCGGCGGGCGCGGGGAGCGTGCTCGGCAGGTTCAGTTGCTCGCCCGTCCAGGAGACGAAGGCGTGTGCGGTCCGCCGCAGGTAGGTGTGCAGCCCGGCGAGCAGCACCGCGGGGCTGGTGGCCTCCACCGTGAGGTGCCCGGCCCGGCCGGACACCCGGAAGCGGTCGGTGTCGTCGTGGAGGGCCCGCAGGGTGATCTGCCGGTGGTGGTCGGGAAGCAGTCGCTTCAGCGCGGCCGCGGCGGGAGCGGTGTCGAACGGGGCTCCGCCGACCGCGTACGCGCCCTGCGGGCTGGTCAGCAGCGCGGCGCCGCCCAGCGCGACCGCGCCCGTGAGGATCCGTCTGCGGGTGATACCGGCGAGGTCGAGGTCGCCTCGGTTGTCGTGCATGAACGTCCTTCCGGCAGGGCTCAGTTGATCGGCATGGCGAAGATGTGCAGGGTGGCGGCGTCGGGTCGGAGACCGTCGCCGGCCCTGCGCGGGACGGGGTGACGTGGCTCCTTGACGGTCCGGGGGCGGTGGGCGTGCTCCAGGCGGTGGGCGCTCATGACCGCTCCACGGTGAAGTGGTCGAACACGGCCCGGACCGTCGTGCCGGGGTGGTCGAGGTTCACCGCGCTCGCCACCACGCCGGCGTCCAGGGCGCCGCTCGCGGAGGGCACGGTCACGCGGCCGATCTCCTTCCAGGCGAGGCCGTTGTCGGTGCTGCTGTACGCCGTGCAGGTCGTGCCCTCGCGGACCAGGCGCAGCCAGGCGGGGTGGCTGGACACGCCGCCGCCGGCCCAGGTGTCGAGGTGGCCGTCGCCGTCGCTGTCGGTCATGAACTCCACGCCGTAGGACTTCGACATCGTCAGTACGGCGTAGCCGCCCTTCTCCGGTGCGGTCAGGTCGTTGGCGACGGCGATCCCGTACTTGGCGGTGGGGTTGTCGCTCCCGGTGAGCCCGACCGTCCTGACCTGCACCACGCTCGACTCGGCGGCGGAGCCGGGCAGGAGGATGCCGCCCTTCTCGTCGAGCCCGCCGGACAGGTCACGGCCGCCCGCCCAGATCACCAGCCGGCTGCCGTACTGCC
This Streptomyces sp. NBC_00377 DNA region includes the following protein-coding sequences:
- a CDS encoding DUF1062 domain-containing protein, whose amino-acid sequence is MLENWVVVPTCLPVVLRRCHACASTRFRANGKFRVNANHKLLDAWLLVLCTECGATEKLTVLERANVRSVRPELLDRLHDNDPGLAAELLRDPVVRRRNRIALDWDGAWRLDTEGSDHLDHEVIDISVRFAARIPVRPVRLIAEGCALPRAEVERLITSGNLVSAVRLSGKLSGDFTFTLKR
- a CDS encoding STAS domain-containing protein, which translates into the protein MTDNQETGRAERLSAERSMVGGIHVVTLRGEIDHDVKDALSEALLSRDGEGDGGDEGHRIVADLSGVTFLDSSGINVFVQVHQQLSAARGWLRLAAAQESVARVVQLVGLDAVLPCHSTVEQALAA
- a CDS encoding ATP-binding protein, yielding MLVGPRSDDEDCTRPGPHLMQAVHALGGGDGCIAQARHRAVDFLTRARDEHGLDVSTRAMDLTQLVVSELVTNARKYAPGPAVMELRVTGAFVEVVVRDDDPTVPTAGAADPDRVGQHGLEIVKAVAQEFLIERQQVGKRVTARIALADTLAAAPPRAG
- a CDS encoding alpha-N-acetylglucosaminidase; amino-acid sequence: MHDNRGDLDLAGITRRRILTGAVALGGAALLTSPQGAYAVGGAPFDTAPAAAALKRLLPDHHRQITLRALHDDTDRFRVSGRAGHLTVEATSPAVLLAGLHTYLRRTAHAFVSWTGEQLNLPSTLPAPAEEITGTADVPHRFAFNDTNEGYTNAYRDWNAWQRELDVLALHGVNRVLVYIGGDAVYYDTFRRFGYSDAALRAWIPAPAHQPWWLLQNMSGFGGPVSRQLVERRAALAGRIVDRIRDLGMTPVLPGYYGSVPHDFPARHGGDAAVVAQGTWGAFERPDWLDPRTKAFAEVAATFYRAQSERFGDSTMYKMDLLHEGGNPGDVPVDEAARAVEAALQKAHPGAVWAILGWQNNPSRALLDGVDKSRMLIVDGLSDRYTTVTDRESDWGGTPYAFGSIWNFGGHTPIGANAPDWVEQYPKWRDREGSSLAGIAAMPEAADNNAPALALLTDLAWTPGTIDLDDWFAAYALSRYGGPDRHAAAAWQTIRDTAYNMSRADAWSEAPDGLFGARPSLTANKAAAWGPEKDRYDTTVFDTALTELLAVRTGLRDSSAYRYDVVDVARQVLSNRSRVLLPQIRAAHQAGEKVLFGRLTRTWLAWMDLLDDLLAASGQHLLGRWLADARSWGADRAEKDRLEYDVRSLITTWGGRVSSEEGLHDYANREWAGLVGGLYRTRWKTYFDALVTGEDPASIDWFALEDRWAHAHETHPTRPHGSPYALARRVRDLLAATPHQAALTAATDRGAVAEGAPATITVAFTNRNGFATARGVTLSVTAPEGLAVKALDPVRTALVVSGGTFTARFEVSLAGAPKHLVGQVVAAAAYAGGGKAVAPVRLVAAAGVGAPYRTVSFNDAVFGQAGTEIAVEGAGADMWGATDEFGAVYRAGAYGDGTVAEVTVTSQDATGGWARAGIVVRDDLGVRGSSGCVNLAVTPSNGCALSWDADGDGRFDSIALSGSFTAPVRLRLTRTGASYTGQASTDGVTWTTVGTAAPRGAAFAQDVGVFMTAANGWTGTRGIATFEGFTVT